Proteins from a genomic interval of Treponema brennaborense DSM 12168:
- a CDS encoding YARHG domain-containing protein — MKKITMYVFLSILVFPVDSQTIEKVFQTDEIVHKTRTIYESPFGIYVDEIEQKIEIMNGNWDGSNEIHIGTNQEIIPKDNVQAAWGEVYIKMDDFYIGGSASYITIQKSKKIINEIKDTKSGISFILKEGNGYIVYYVNDKGIPRAVDTEGRIYENTEAIAYLKEYDEQKYEQSVQRATELGLADRFRNNEVLVWGRTYYSTVDILETYWGKSPYIISGQIQYDAQGYGYQCDFYGKKYKSFLCIVSPEGERINITGLTDFSNILSTYEDGCRFSTSMYVGFGGNIYYYIAGEEYTEVFRIRRTWGEPDLYAMAINGYTDDSYGKYVEETLAKLSKAELRLLRNTVFALYGYTFKSEDLKNHFDKQVWYTDESKTASDMTLPLHRQKLLELVQAEEAKR; from the coding sequence ATGAAAAAAATAACAATGTATGTTTTTTTAAGCATATTGGTATTTCCGGTGGATTCACAGACAATAGAGAAAGTATTCCAGACAGATGAAATAGTTCATAAAACAAGAACGATATATGAAAGTCCTTTCGGAATATATGTAGACGAAATAGAACAAAAAATAGAAATAATGAATGGAAATTGGGACGGTTCAAATGAAATACACATCGGTACAAATCAAGAAATCATACCTAAAGACAATGTGCAGGCTGCATGGGGTGAGGTATATATAAAAATGGATGATTTCTATATTGGAGGTTCTGCATCATATATAACAATACAAAAAAGTAAGAAAATAATTAATGAAATTAAAGATACGAAATCCGGTATCAGTTTTATCCTGAAGGAAGGGAATGGGTATATAGTATATTATGTGAACGATAAAGGGATACCGAGAGCAGTAGACACCGAAGGCCGGATATACGAGAATACGGAAGCGATAGCGTACTTAAAAGAATACGATGAGCAGAAGTATGAACAGAGCGTGCAGCGGGCAACGGAACTCGGTTTGGCAGACCGGTTCCGGAATAATGAAGTATTGGTATGGGGTCGGACATATTATTCGACAGTAGATATATTAGAAACATACTGGGGTAAAAGTCCATATATAATATCAGGACAAATACAATATGATGCACAAGGGTATGGTTATCAATGCGATTTTTATGGGAAAAAATATAAATCATTTTTGTGTATAGTATCTCCTGAAGGTGAACGTATAAATATAACAGGACTAACTGACTTTTCAAATATATTATCAACCTATGAAGATGGCTGCCGTTTTTCAACCAGTATGTACGTCGGGTTTGGAGGAAACATCTATTACTACATAGCCGGGGAAGAGTATACGGAAGTATTCCGTATACGGCGAACCTGGGGAGAACCTGACCTGTACGCCATGGCAATCAACGGATATACGGACGACAGTTACGGTAAGTATGTAGAAGAGACGCTTGCAAAGTTGAGCAAAGCGGAACTGCGCCTGTTAAGAAACACAGTGTTTGCACTGTACGGATATACGTTCAAGAGTGAAGATTTGAAGAATCATTTTGATAAACAGGTGTGGTACACGGATGAAAGTAAAACGGCTTCGGATATGACGCTGCCCTTGCATCGGCAAAAACTGCTGGAACTGGTACAGGCAGAAGAAGCTAAGCGGTAG
- a CDS encoding serine hydrolase, with product MAEMKNAVTMIPATKQVSLPESGRGSFRVEYQSKSIDQMIYEFMEAERIPGLTLAIVQAPYIPRIVGYGVADAATGRLASAKTIWAAGPVSQGFTAVAAMQLFERGKLDLHSPISRYLPELPKEWQNTTVFELMQHASGIPDYRRNVKFSLEKDYQPEQLIALAATEPPLFKTGTDVAQSATNFLLLAQIIEKASGQKYRQFVTANQIDFLGLKRTLFQEDFSKLRNEAISARQDKHVLFTKEIPYIDPAEPAAGTTASAEGITQSYPLRSGMFKGFADIWASAEDISTWDIALAGSILIREPEHRQMIYQPTRLANGKTVPAMAGWQFMHHKGLMDIKGTVPGYSAFLSRFTDSSELVCVTLMSNKDHIDFTNLARRIASAFGSGMGSGMNEEFLYAQESIFSVAETVSRLESELVKRKIPVFAKFDHGANAKSVDMLLPPSVVVVFGAPSVGTKLMQLNPSIAVELPLRIAVWQDAAGSVWAAAPRIHESAARYGLQDNPVIQNMRKLLETLVARAANLY from the coding sequence ATGGCGGAAATGAAAAACGCGGTTACTATGATTCCCGCGACAAAACAGGTTTCATTGCCTGAATCGGGACGCGGCAGTTTTAGGGTTGAATATCAGTCGAAATCAATCGATCAGATGATTTATGAATTTATGGAAGCCGAACGGATCCCCGGACTCACTCTGGCAATCGTGCAGGCTCCCTATATTCCCCGAATAGTCGGGTACGGTGTCGCAGACGCAGCAACCGGACGATTGGCTTCCGCAAAAACGATTTGGGCAGCGGGTCCCGTTTCACAAGGATTCACCGCAGTTGCCGCGATGCAGCTTTTTGAACGGGGGAAACTGGATCTGCACTCACCTATTTCCCGCTATCTGCCCGAATTGCCGAAAGAGTGGCAAAATACGACCGTATTTGAACTGATGCAGCACGCTTCGGGTATTCCCGATTACCGCCGTAACGTGAAATTTTCATTGGAAAAAGACTACCAACCGGAACAATTGATAGCATTGGCTGCTACCGAGCCGCCGCTATTTAAAACCGGAACCGACGTAGCGCAAAGTGCCACCAATTTTCTGTTATTGGCACAGATCATAGAAAAAGCGAGCGGCCAAAAATACCGGCAATTCGTTACGGCAAATCAGATTGATTTTCTCGGATTAAAACGGACTCTATTTCAGGAAGATTTTTCAAAACTCAGAAACGAAGCGATATCTGCTCGGCAAGACAAACACGTTCTGTTTACCAAGGAAATTCCGTACATAGATCCGGCGGAACCGGCCGCCGGGACGACGGCTTCCGCGGAAGGAATCACGCAAAGTTACCCGCTGCGCTCCGGCATGTTCAAAGGTTTTGCAGATATATGGGCGTCGGCGGAAGATATCAGTACGTGGGATATCGCGTTGGCCGGCAGCATTCTGATCCGTGAGCCGGAACATCGACAGATGATCTATCAGCCGACGCGGCTTGCAAACGGAAAAACGGTTCCGGCAATGGCAGGATGGCAATTCATGCACCATAAGGGTTTGATGGATATCAAAGGCACCGTACCCGGCTATTCGGCGTTTTTAAGCCGTTTTACCGATTCAAGTGAATTGGTGTGCGTAACGCTGATGTCCAACAAGGATCATATCGATTTTACGAATCTGGCACGGCGGATAGCTTCCGCATTCGGCTCAGGCATGGGTTCCGGCATGAACGAGGAATTTCTGTATGCACAGGAAAGTATTTTCAGCGTAGCCGAAACGGTTTCACGATTGGAATCGGAACTTGTAAAACGAAAAATACCGGTATTTGCGAAGTTCGATCACGGTGCAAATGCGAAATCGGTAGATATGTTGCTGCCGCCGAGCGTCGTCGTCGTATTCGGCGCACCGTCGGTCGGAACCAAGCTGATGCAGCTGAATCCGTCTATCGCAGTAGAGTTACCATTGCGCATCGCCGTATGGCAAGACGCAGCGGGCAGCGTGTGGGCGGCGGCTCCGAGGATACACGAATCGGCTGCGCGTTACGGGCTGCAAGACAATCCGGTAATCCAAAACATGAGAAAACTGCTGGAAACGCTGGTAGCGCGCGCGGCGAATCTGTATTGA
- a CDS encoding type II secretion system F family protein → MSEAFSKHSEFPEYMSQWLIVGERSGKTDRVFSQIRNYFQNETEQLSARCMVLIEPALIIFVGILLLSLVVTIIVPIFSLYGSIL, encoded by the coding sequence ATATCTGAAGCTTTTTCAAAGCATTCGGAATTTCCCGAATATATGAGTCAATGGCTCATTGTCGGAGAACGGTCGGGCAAAACGGATCGAGTGTTTTCGCAAATCAGGAATTATTTTCAGAATGAGACGGAACAGCTTTCCGCCCGTTGTATGGTACTGATAGAACCGGCCCTCATAATTTTCGTCGGTATTTTATTGCTTTCACTCGTCGTAACGATTATAGTTCCTATTTTTTCATTGTACGGATCTATATTATAA
- a CDS encoding MATE family efflux transporter has translation MADTQKESTIGALKKIITISFPLVVQGLVFQLQSLTDKAFLGNLDTRFVSAAGAAQMPFVALEDSLVAVSIGITIIISNLYGARREKEIPTYIASSCLFHSFIGIGAFLMWQIGAQPILVFFQVDPQIIGYSIQYVKICSVYLIFIGFDSVLQSMLQGMGETKPIMYAGILKVGLNVILSWILIFGKFGFPQLQVAGAAIGTLAANVCSFSFIACYCLVINGKKYALCTDMKKWVAIRPYVQAIKLGMPVGLEYLLWNASNLLLIRFINGFSYLHMAIFTLTFGFQCVVSMIYQGTSKAALTMIGQNVGAGNRRNANRFFYVTVALNFAVVAAAAAGFFLIPGSLLRIFSNDPAVITQGIPYLQWIGIIMFSQSVNIICGSAIRANGNTKWMLCSQLFGSILITGFAWLCVERFHFGMLSIYVTIFLDETIRGAVNFVYYRKKYGGTARSAATCA, from the coding sequence ATGGCGGATACGCAAAAAGAAAGCACGATCGGTGCGCTAAAAAAAATCATAACGATATCGTTTCCGCTCGTCGTGCAGGGATTGGTATTTCAGCTGCAATCGTTGACCGATAAGGCATTTTTGGGAAATTTGGATACGCGCTTCGTATCCGCCGCAGGGGCTGCGCAAATGCCGTTCGTCGCGCTGGAAGACAGTTTGGTTGCGGTAAGTATCGGCATTACGATCATCATATCGAATCTGTACGGCGCACGGCGGGAAAAGGAAATCCCGACGTATATTGCCAGTTCCTGTCTGTTCCATTCGTTTATCGGCATCGGCGCTTTTTTGATGTGGCAAATAGGCGCGCAGCCTATTCTCGTTTTTTTTCAGGTTGATCCGCAGATTATCGGTTACAGTATTCAATATGTAAAAATCTGTTCCGTGTACCTCATTTTCATCGGGTTCGACAGCGTTCTGCAGTCGATGTTACAAGGAATGGGTGAAACGAAACCGATCATGTACGCGGGTATTTTGAAAGTCGGTTTGAACGTCATTTTGTCGTGGATTTTGATATTCGGCAAATTCGGATTTCCGCAGTTGCAAGTCGCCGGTGCGGCGATCGGAACGCTCGCAGCAAACGTGTGTTCGTTTTCGTTTATCGCGTGCTATTGTCTGGTGATTAACGGAAAAAAATACGCATTGTGCACCGATATGAAAAAATGGGTGGCGATTAGGCCGTACGTGCAGGCGATAAAATTGGGGATGCCCGTCGGTTTGGAGTATCTTTTGTGGAACGCGTCGAATCTGCTGCTGATACGGTTCATAAACGGATTCAGTTATCTGCATATGGCGATTTTTACGCTGACGTTCGGGTTCCAATGCGTCGTTTCGATGATTTATCAGGGAACGTCGAAAGCGGCGCTGACGATGATCGGCCAAAACGTGGGTGCCGGAAACCGGCGCAACGCGAACCGATTTTTCTACGTTACGGTTGCGTTGAACTTCGCCGTCGTCGCTGCTGCTGCTGCCGGTTTCTTTTTGATTCCGGGGAGCCTGTTACGGATTTTTTCAAACGATCCGGCTGTCATCACGCAAGGAATTCCGTATCTGCAATGGATAGGCATCATCATGTTTTCTCAGAGCGTAAACATCATTTGCGGTTCGGCAATCAGGGCAAACGGCAATACGAAGTGGATGCTGTGTTCACAACTGTTCGGTTCGATTCTGATAACGGGATTCGCGTGGCTGTGCGTAGAACGATTCCATTTTGGGATGCTGTCCATTTACGTTACGATTTTTCTTGACGAAACGATCCGCGGTGCCGTCAACTTCGTATATTACCGGAAAAAATACGGAGGAACGGCACGATCCGCAGCGACGTGCGCATAA
- a CDS encoding metal-dependent phosphohydrolase HD sub domain-containing protein gives MTVKKGRTADSVTAVDAILEKMVRYTRILETKRFIQHGRTSVFSHSVSVAYFSLRIARFFRLRIDETSLIRGALFHDYFLYDWHNKTGRSRMHGFVHPEIALANARKTDCLNAIETDIIRNHMFPLTSKFPRTKEGFLVSCADKICSVIETCNLTGLLFSYAHVAADRAVPPYFFR, from the coding sequence ATGACAGTAAAAAAAGGGCGAACGGCTGATTCCGTCACGGCAGTCGACGCGATACTTGAAAAAATGGTTCGGTATACCCGTATTCTTGAAACGAAACGGTTCATACAGCACGGCAGAACGTCTGTTTTTTCACACAGCGTCAGCGTCGCTTATTTCAGTTTACGGATCGCGCGTTTTTTCCGTTTGAGAATCGACGAAACGTCGCTCATCCGCGGTGCACTGTTTCACGACTATTTTTTATACGATTGGCATAATAAAACCGGCCGGTCGCGGATGCACGGTTTCGTTCATCCCGAAATTGCACTGGCAAACGCCCGGAAAACGGATTGTCTGAACGCGATAGAGACCGATATCATACGAAATCATATGTTCCCGCTTACGTCGAAATTTCCGCGGACAAAAGAAGGATTTCTCGTTTCCTGCGCGGATAAAATCTGTTCAGTCATAGAAACCTGCAATCTGACGGGGTTGCTATTTTCTTATGCGCACGTCGCTGCGGATCGTGCCGTTCCTCCGTATTTTTTCCGGTAA
- a CDS encoding prepilin peptidase yields the protein MRTFLFLCFAVPISIVDIKTMHIPDWLTVSGCIMLLLYYLGFHRTELPAAAAGAVIIFTVFYLVRKLTSNGLGFGDVKYSFLCGLYGAFPVIVFGCIISAVLGLCCYGLVALFNGTERIRRMRIPFAPFMSAGTLIAFFII from the coding sequence ATGCGGACGTTTCTGTTTTTATGTTTCGCGGTACCGATCAGTATCGTGGATATCAAGACAATGCATATACCCGATTGGCTGACCGTTTCCGGCTGTATTATGCTGCTTCTTTATTATCTGGGTTTTCACCGTACGGAATTGCCGGCCGCAGCAGCGGGCGCCGTAATTATATTCACGGTATTTTATCTGGTTAGAAAACTTACTTCAAACGGATTAGGTTTCGGCGACGTAAAATACAGTTTTTTATGCGGACTGTACGGAGCATTTCCGGTGATTGTTTTCGGCTGTATAATTTCAGCAGTCTTGGGATTATGCTGTTACGGTCTCGTTGCGCTTTTTAATGGCACCGAACGTATTCGACGGATGCGGATTCCGTTTGCGCCGTTTATGAGCGCCGGAACGCTTATCGCTTTTTTTATAATATAG
- a CDS encoding ribonuclease catalytic domain-containing protein: MLQKNSLVLYKTQPAVIIETGEKYTIEYCTALPTVGGKSASFAQQKVREKDITPFPGNVSALKTDLPAMLAQAGRTPPDISASVKAQLSDVYELLASDPETAEAAVSFSDIAALTGTQQASDVWSLYLALKTEPFFADASVPGSGDFSFTLRTAAEMQAITEKQNTKNREQEIRAAFIARLKQRKLQLPDDAQLMQDVEALALGKTDKSRTLKEAGFSETPEKAHKLLLDTGIWTAERNPYPSRWGLSMQSAAEHLAHPPQEDRVTVSGVSYAIDNAWSTDPDDAIAFDGTHVWVHVADPASIVAPDSTIDTAARNRGTTLYIPEGAARMLAEESLEDYALGLAPESRALSFKILLDETGAVADCDILKTIVKVERLTYVQADGKKETPELAPLYAIAKRNEERRIKAGAVSISLPEVHIAAAGGDVSITPVMQTQASAVVREFMLLAGEAAARFAFKHAIPFPYVSQERPDIPKDLPEGLAGQYRLRRCMRSRSIGITPLQHAGLGLGMYSQVTSPLRRYGDLVAHQQLRAFIGKKDLLGKDELLERIAAGDAAASTAVKAERKSNLHWTLVYLSRNPEWTGQAVVVELKGKQAVCLIPELGQETVLNPSRPVQLNDTLTVRAGNISIPDLLVTFTAV; the protein is encoded by the coding sequence ATGTTGCAGAAAAATTCGCTCGTTTTATATAAGACACAGCCGGCCGTTATCATCGAAACCGGTGAAAAATACACTATAGAATATTGTACCGCGCTGCCGACGGTCGGCGGAAAGTCCGCCTCGTTTGCACAGCAAAAAGTCCGTGAAAAGGACATCACGCCGTTCCCCGGAAACGTATCCGCCTTGAAAACAGATCTGCCCGCCATGTTGGCGCAAGCCGGCCGGACTCCTCCCGATATTTCCGCTTCCGTAAAAGCGCAGCTTTCTGACGTGTACGAACTGCTCGCATCCGATCCGGAAACTGCTGAGGCGGCGGTGTCCTTTTCAGATATCGCCGCACTGACCGGAACGCAGCAGGCGTCCGACGTGTGGAGTTTGTATCTCGCGCTGAAAACGGAACCTTTTTTTGCCGACGCAAGCGTTCCGGGAAGCGGTGATTTTTCGTTTACGCTCCGAACCGCCGCCGAAATGCAAGCCATAACCGAAAAACAGAATACGAAAAACAGGGAACAGGAAATTCGCGCTGCGTTCATTGCCCGTCTGAAACAGCGGAAACTGCAGCTTCCGGACGACGCACAGCTCATGCAGGACGTGGAAGCACTCGCACTCGGAAAAACCGATAAATCCCGTACGCTGAAAGAAGCGGGTTTTTCCGAAACGCCCGAAAAAGCGCATAAGCTGCTGCTCGACACCGGTATTTGGACTGCGGAACGGAATCCCTATCCGTCGCGCTGGGGACTTTCCATGCAGTCTGCGGCGGAACATCTTGCGCATCCGCCGCAGGAAGATCGCGTAACGGTTTCCGGCGTTTCGTATGCAATCGACAACGCCTGGAGTACCGATCCCGACGACGCGATCGCGTTCGACGGAACGCACGTTTGGGTGCACGTTGCCGATCCCGCGTCTATCGTGGCACCTGATTCTACGATAGATACGGCCGCACGGAACCGCGGAACGACGCTCTACATTCCCGAAGGCGCCGCCCGTATGCTGGCGGAAGAATCGTTGGAAGATTACGCACTCGGACTGGCACCCGAATCGCGCGCGCTTTCGTTCAAAATTTTGCTCGATGAAACCGGCGCCGTAGCCGACTGCGATATACTGAAAACGATCGTAAAAGTTGAACGGCTCACGTACGTTCAAGCCGATGGAAAAAAAGAAACGCCGGAACTCGCCCCGCTTTATGCGATAGCGAAGCGGAACGAAGAACGCCGTATAAAAGCCGGAGCGGTATCCATTTCACTGCCTGAAGTACATATTGCGGCAGCCGGCGGCGACGTTTCGATCACACCGGTAATGCAAACGCAAGCGTCAGCCGTCGTACGGGAGTTCATGCTGCTCGCCGGTGAAGCCGCCGCGCGGTTTGCGTTCAAACACGCAATTCCCTTTCCGTACGTCAGTCAGGAACGTCCCGATATTCCCAAAGATCTGCCGGAAGGTCTTGCCGGTCAATACCGCCTGCGCCGCTGCATGAGAAGCCGCAGCATCGGCATAACGCCTCTCCAGCACGCGGGACTCGGACTCGGCATGTACAGTCAGGTAACGAGCCCGCTGCGCCGATACGGAGATTTGGTGGCACATCAGCAGCTGCGCGCCTTTATCGGTAAAAAAGACCTGCTGGGCAAAGACGAATTGCTTGAACGGATAGCGGCAGGCGACGCGGCGGCAAGCACCGCCGTAAAAGCGGAGCGCAAAAGTAATCTGCACTGGACGCTCGTGTACTTGAGCCGTAATCCCGAATGGACGGGACAAGCCGTCGTCGTAGAACTGAAAGGCAAACAGGCAGTCTGTCTTATTCCCGAACTCGGACAGGAAACCGTACTGAATCCGTCCCGGCCGGTACAACTGAACGACACGCTTACCGTGCGCGCCGGAAACATCTCTATTCCCGATTTGCTCGTTACGTTCACCGCCGTATAG
- a CDS encoding ABC transporter permease, which translates to MKSAKKLSGSGGLSGLLLRSDGAVSVLVVLLGFLCGTVLIAAVGRNPLNMYKAILQSLTGYNIDRNIWNIRYVGEWLNLSVPYILCGLAMAFAARAGLFNIGGEGQYIMGLTVAQVVALLGPQIPVLHWVLAILLAVAVGAVWGGIVGFLKARFEVSEVVATIMLNYIALYLSRIIIMAIPGTNTYKTVNYPATASIRTGFLEWLTNGSTLNLGLFLALGAVVLYWFLMEKTNLGFGLRATGFNKDSARYGGIPVIASIVISMAVAGAFAGLGGGVVALGSFRYGRVLSGMDNYGFTGIAVALVGNNTAGGTLLAGLLFGLLAAAQPLMQSKQIPKEITFIIQGLIVVFIAVRAGLRLYLQWRMKKALEKEALSASSAQEA; encoded by the coding sequence ATGAAATCTGCAAAAAAATTATCGGGTTCCGGCGGTTTATCGGGTCTGCTGCTCCGTTCAGACGGTGCCGTTTCGGTGCTCGTCGTACTGCTCGGCTTTTTGTGCGGAACCGTTTTGATTGCTGCCGTCGGCCGGAATCCGCTCAACATGTACAAGGCGATCCTGCAGTCGCTTACCGGCTATAATATCGACCGCAATATTTGGAATATCCGCTACGTCGGCGAATGGCTCAATTTATCCGTTCCGTACATTTTGTGCGGTCTGGCGATGGCGTTCGCCGCGCGCGCGGGCCTGTTCAATATCGGCGGCGAGGGGCAGTATATCATGGGTCTCACCGTCGCTCAGGTCGTAGCGCTGCTCGGCCCGCAAATTCCGGTGCTGCATTGGGTGCTGGCGATTCTGCTCGCCGTCGCCGTCGGAGCGGTGTGGGGAGGAATCGTCGGTTTCCTGAAAGCCCGGTTTGAAGTCTCCGAAGTTGTCGCCACTATCATGCTCAATTATATCGCGCTGTATCTGTCGCGAATCATCATCATGGCTATTCCCGGAACGAATACGTATAAAACGGTCAATTATCCGGCGACGGCTTCTATCCGCACCGGTTTTCTTGAATGGCTCACCAACGGTTCAACGCTGAATTTGGGCTTGTTTCTGGCTTTGGGCGCCGTCGTACTGTATTGGTTCCTGATGGAAAAAACAAACCTCGGATTCGGACTGCGCGCGACCGGTTTTAACAAGGATTCCGCCCGATACGGCGGTATTCCGGTCATTGCCAGCATCGTCATTTCCATGGCGGTAGCCGGTGCGTTCGCCGGTTTGGGCGGCGGCGTAGTCGCGCTCGGTTCTTTCCGATACGGCCGCGTGCTTTCGGGAATGGACAACTACGGGTTCACCGGTATCGCCGTCGCGCTCGTGGGAAACAATACGGCGGGCGGGACGCTGCTCGCCGGGTTGCTGTTCGGATTGCTTGCGGCAGCTCAGCCGCTGATGCAGTCCAAACAGATTCCCAAAGAAATAACCTTTATCATTCAAGGACTGATCGTCGTGTTTATCGCGGTACGGGCCGGTTTACGGTTATATCTGCAGTGGCGGATGAAAAAAGCGTTGGAAAAAGAAGCTTTGTCGGCTTCTTCGGCACAGGAGGCGTAA
- a CDS encoding ABC transporter ATP-binding protein: MAKVELKGIGKVYDGSVRAVDNANITIDDQEFVVFVGPSGCGKSTTLRMVAGLEDISEGELYIDGELMNDVPPKDRNIAMVFQNYALYPHMTVYDNMAFGLKIRKTDKAEIERRVNEAARILDIEKLLDRKPKALSGGQRQRVAVGRAIVRNPKVFLFDEPLSNLDAKLRVQMRAEISDLHHRLKATMIYVTHDQVEALTMGDKIVVMKDGKVQQIGSPLYLYNHPINKFVAGFIGSPPMNFVTTKIVEKGGQILADEGSFEVTPTAEQAQTLKNYIGKEVFFGIRPEDMQYTKNPAPSNNMQMKVSIIEPLGAETHLYLTTKTQQVIARTEPDNSFRIGDTANFIPNMEKAKFFDKETELNICEDVKTE, encoded by the coding sequence ATGGCTAAAGTAGAACTGAAAGGAATCGGTAAAGTATACGACGGTTCCGTTCGCGCAGTTGATAACGCGAACATCACGATCGACGATCAGGAATTCGTCGTATTCGTCGGTCCCTCCGGTTGCGGTAAATCCACAACCCTTCGTATGGTTGCCGGTCTTGAAGACATTTCGGAAGGCGAGCTGTATATCGACGGCGAGCTGATGAACGACGTTCCCCCGAAAGACCGCAATATCGCGATGGTATTCCAGAACTACGCGTTGTATCCGCATATGACGGTATACGATAACATGGCGTTCGGTCTGAAAATCCGCAAGACGGACAAAGCCGAAATTGAACGCCGCGTTAACGAAGCAGCTCGTATCCTCGATATCGAAAAACTGCTCGACCGCAAACCCAAGGCATTGTCCGGCGGTCAGCGCCAGCGTGTCGCCGTCGGTCGCGCTATCGTCCGTAATCCGAAAGTATTCCTTTTCGACGAACCGCTGTCAAACTTGGACGCAAAACTCCGCGTTCAGATGCGTGCTGAAATCTCCGATCTTCATCATCGCCTGAAGGCAACCATGATTTACGTTACCCACGATCAGGTTGAAGCTTTGACGATGGGCGACAAGATCGTCGTTATGAAAGACGGTAAAGTACAGCAGATTGGTTCTCCGTTGTATTTGTATAATCATCCGATCAATAAATTCGTTGCCGGATTCATCGGTTCACCGCCCATGAACTTCGTTACGACGAAAATCGTTGAAAAAGGCGGCCAGATTCTTGCCGATGAAGGTTCGTTTGAAGTAACTCCGACTGCGGAACAGGCTCAGACGCTGAAAAACTATATCGGTAAGGAAGTATTCTTCGGTATCCGTCCTGAAGATATGCAGTATACCAAAAATCCCGCGCCGTCGAACAATATGCAGATGAAAGTTTCCATCATTGAACCGTTGGGAGCTGAAACTCACCTGTATTTGACGACGAAAACGCAGCAGGTTATCGCACGTACGGAACCCGATAATTCGTTCCGCATCGGAGATACGGCGAACTTCATTCCCAATATGGAAAAAGCCAAATTCTTTGATAAAGAAACCGAATTGAATATTTGCGAAGATGTAAAAACCGAATAG
- a CDS encoding ABC transporter permease, whose protein sequence is MNTIWGMLPSVLMIVSPILITAAGGMICERSGVVNIALEGLMSIGAFSAAAAHVLMEGSVPGSIWIALFLGGFFGMLVSLIHAFAAISLNADQTVSGTGINLLANGVTIFAAQILFSMDRTKPFQNGMMPGAFGIYPTALIALAVILIVWFILYKLPFGLRLRACGENPGAAASVGIKVKRIRYIAVLASGFLAGLAGGCLVFTQTIQYTANTINGAGFIALAAVSFGRWRPAGITGSSLLFGAAVAFSIYVVNIPFLRNMFPSEFFSLLPYVITLLALVVFSGKNYAPVASGKPYEKAGS, encoded by the coding sequence ATGAATACTATATGGGGAATGTTACCTTCTGTTTTGATGATCGTTTCACCGATTCTGATTACGGCTGCCGGCGGAATGATCTGCGAACGCTCGGGCGTCGTAAACATCGCGCTTGAAGGCTTGATGAGCATCGGCGCTTTTTCCGCCGCGGCCGCCCACGTTCTTATGGAAGGATCCGTGCCCGGTTCAATCTGGATCGCACTGTTTTTGGGCGGATTTTTCGGTATGCTGGTGTCACTGATTCACGCGTTTGCCGCCATTTCACTGAATGCGGATCAAACCGTTTCCGGTACCGGTATAAACCTGCTCGCCAACGGCGTTACGATATTCGCCGCGCAGATATTGTTTTCCATGGACCGGACGAAACCGTTTCAGAACGGCATGATGCCCGGTGCGTTCGGTATCTACCCGACGGCGCTTATTGCGCTCGCCGTAATTCTCATCGTGTGGTTTATCCTGTATAAACTGCCGTTCGGACTGCGGCTTCGTGCGTGCGGAGAAAATCCCGGCGCGGCAGCCTCGGTCGGCATCAAAGTGAAGCGCATCCGCTATATCGCCGTGCTTGCGTCGGGCTTTCTTGCAGGACTCGCCGGCGGCTGCCTGGTGTTTACGCAAACCATTCAGTACACGGCGAATACGATCAACGGTGCGGGTTTTATCGCCTTGGCGGCTGTTTCGTTCGGTCGCTGGCGGCCGGCCGGTATTACGGGTTCGTCGCTGCTGTTCGGCGCTGCCGTCGCGTTTTCCATCTACGTGGTCAATATTCCGTTTCTGCGGAATATGTTTCCGTCAGAGTTTTTCAGTCTGCTGCCGTACGTGATCACGCTGCTGGCGCTCGTGGTGTTCAGCGGCAAGAATTACGCGCCGGTCGCGTCCGGCAAACCGTATGAAAAGGCGGGCAGCTGA